One window of the Zea mays cultivar B73 chromosome 3, Zm-B73-REFERENCE-NAM-5.0, whole genome shotgun sequence genome contains the following:
- the LOC103651203 gene encoding uncharacterized protein, translated as MEEFQEADMLWPDVALAHNHGYHRPADSSHGRCRQHLTDQPQQPRPGAAVVHPLQSSPVRIPSMPPMGPRPTSRGSWTRSYKEEEDDDDDGAEEVGVVPPHVLAARRCGEERRVASSVCVGHGRTLKGRDLRAVRNAVLHMTGFLSSSDK; from the coding sequence ATGGAAGAGTTCCAGGAAGCCGACATGCTGTGGCCGGACGTTGCCCTTGCCCACAACCACGGCTACCACCGCCCGGCCGACTCCTCCCACGGCCGCTGCCGCCAGCACCTCACAGATCAGCCGCAACAACCACGTCCAGGCGCCGCGGTCGTCCACCCACTACAGTCCTCGCCTGTGCGCATCCCCTCGATGCCGCCGATGGGGCCGCGCCCGACGAGCAGGGGTTCGTGGACGCGCAGCTacaaggaggaggaggacgacgacgacgatggcgcaGAAGAAGTGGGGGTCGTGCCGCCGCACGTCCTGGCGGCGAGGCGGTGCGGGGAGGAGCGGAGAGTGGCCTCGTCGGTGTGCGTGGGCCACGGCCGCACGCTCAAGGGCCGTGACCTCCGAGCCGTCCGCAACGCCGTGCTCCACATGACCGGATTCCTCAGCAGCTCCGACAAGTAG